The Vigna angularis cultivar LongXiaoDou No.4 chromosome 6, ASM1680809v1, whole genome shotgun sequence genome contains the following window.
GGAGTTCTACAGAAACCGCCAATATTTGTAGGGGTTTGGGGAAAACCGCTGGTATTTGCAAGGGTTTGGGGAAAACTGTCGGTATTAGCGAGGTTCCTTAGAAACCGCCAGTATTTGCAAGGGTTTTGGAAAAATCGCTGGTATTAGCGGGGATTCCTCGAAAACCGTCGGAAATGTATgcatattattttcttttagttttttattctgATAAAATGGGATTATAatcaaattacttttattaaccatacaatgaaataatatgaactaaaactaaatattatatataaaataaactacattattcaatatattaatataaatcacatatttaattgttcatataaaaattaaaaagatagatgttcaatattaaattaaaatactaaaaatatgattGAGAAAGATATTCATTAACAATGTTGATTTTGATGCATAAAGTTCATAGGAGACACAACGAGCATGTTCCCAATGACCCCATTGCAATGAGTTGCTCCAACTTGTCCTCGACTTCACCACTCAAGCCAACGTCTACTTATTTATTGCCTTCTGTTGTTCCATCTCTTGAACGTTCTTCTCTAATACTTTTGCTCTCTCAACCATGGCAGGAAAAGACCTAATACACAGGCTGGATATCAGCAGCTTCAACTCACTCCTCAGCCTATTTTCAAACTTCCTACACTGACATTCTTCACTGGTCTCCATAGTGTTAAATCTCactaaatttttgaatttgttggtgTAGTCCGACACTGACATCCCATCTTGCACCAACTGAAGAAACTCCACCTCCTTTGCAAAACGAACGCTATCTCGGAAGTATTCTTCGTAAAACTTGCTTCTGAATACTTCCCATGAGATGAGACTATGGGTG
Protein-coding sequences here:
- the LOC108341468 gene encoding uncharacterized protein LOC108341468; this translates as MERIYNAKGCPDDKRLAFTEYLLTGEASHWWTIMKMILADTHSLISWEVFRSKFYEEYFRDSVRFAKEVEFLQLVQDGMSVSDYTNKFKNLVRFNTMETSEECQCRKFENRLRSELKLLISSLCIRSFPAMVERAKVLEKNVQEMEQQKAINK